In Nicotiana tabacum cultivar K326 chromosome 19, ASM71507v2, whole genome shotgun sequence, one DNA window encodes the following:
- the LOC142173217 gene encoding uncharacterized protein LOC142173217, with the protein MLSKFAELANVEVTLRHIMHLFMSTFYQATARSLQLVTHLADWVRQVFSCTVGNHDWSSFCHKYKLTPPLKGPAKEVSKRNLVSTPSFRRRRGAASSTPAPILIATSILLLAPPCIEDEKVSLRDANLRPRKSKVVDGEDSVPVVVNLSEVFLEVVVQGIGTTLAEGGIREASEVPTLVGFDIATYFRPE; encoded by the exons ATGCTGTCAAAATTTGCCGAATTGGCCAATGTCGAGGTCACTCTTCGACATATTATGCACTTGTTTATGTCAACCTTTTATCAAG CTACTGCTCGGAGCCTCCAGTTGGTGACGCATCTCGCCGACTGGGTTAGGCAAGTCTTTTCTTGCACAGTGGGGAACCACGATTGGTCGAGCTTTTGTCATAAATACAAACTGACTCCTCCTCTGAAAG GCCCCGCCAAGGAGGTTTCTAAAAGGAACCTGGTGTCGACGCCCTCTTTTAGGAGGAGGAGGGGCGCTGCTTCCTCTACTCCTGCTCCTATTTTGATTGCTACGTCCATTCTTCTTTTGGCTCCTCCATGTATTGAAGATGAGAAAGTTTCTCTGCGCGACGCGAACCTGAGGCCCAGGAAGAGTAAAGTCGTAGACGGGGAAGATAGTGTACCGGTGGTGGTTAACTTGTCGGAAGTCTTCCTCGAGGTCGTGGTGCAAGGCATCGGGACGACATTGGCCGAGGGAGGTATACGGGAAGCCTCAGAGGTGCCTACCTTGGTAGGATTTGATATTGCTACTTACTTTCGACCTGAATAG